A region of Chitinophaga horti DNA encodes the following proteins:
- a CDS encoding response regulator transcription factor: MLPTVLIVDDNDEILEFLSRTLAPKYTVLTAESGEAAMDILHTEAVQLVISDVMMPDMDGFELCTLIKSNFEYSHIPVILLTAKNTLTAKIHGLELGADAYIEKPFSKEHLQAQMASLLANRNMVREYFAQSPLAHIKSMAHSKADERFLESLNETICRNLEDAELDVEKLARAMNMSRVTLYRKIKAVSDLSPIELINITRLKKAAELLAEGEYRINEISDMLGFSSQSNFSRNFAKQFNMTPSEYIHLKGQEHKKI; the protein is encoded by the coding sequence ATGCTGCCGACCGTATTAATTGTTGATGATAACGATGAAATCCTGGAATTTCTTTCCCGGACGCTGGCGCCTAAGTACACGGTGCTGACGGCGGAAAGCGGCGAGGCGGCCATGGACATCCTGCATACGGAGGCCGTTCAACTGGTGATCAGCGACGTGATGATGCCCGACATGGATGGCTTCGAACTGTGCACACTGATCAAATCCAACTTCGAATATTCGCACATTCCCGTGATCTTACTCACGGCCAAGAATACACTCACTGCCAAGATACACGGCCTGGAACTCGGTGCTGACGCCTATATTGAAAAGCCCTTTTCCAAAGAGCACCTGCAGGCACAAATGGCGAGTTTACTGGCAAACCGTAATATGGTGCGCGAATATTTTGCACAGTCGCCACTTGCACATATCAAGAGCATGGCACACTCTAAGGCCGATGAACGTTTCCTCGAAAGCCTCAACGAAACCATCTGCCGTAACCTGGAAGATGCCGAGCTGGATGTAGAGAAACTGGCCCGCGCCATGAACATGAGCCGTGTAACGCTGTACCGCAAAATCAAAGCAGTGTCGGACCTCTCCCCCATTGAACTGATCAACATTACCCGCCTGAAAAAGGCTGCAGAACTGCTCGCAGAGGGCGAATACCGCATTAACGAAATCTCCGACATGCTGGGTTTCAGCTCACAAAGCAACTTCTCCCGCAACTTCGCCAAACAGTTCAACATGACGCCCTCCGAGTACATTCATTTAAAAGGGCAGGAGCATAAAAAAATTTAG